The Methylomicrobium lacus LW14 genome window below encodes:
- a CDS encoding efflux transporter outer membrane subunit, whose amino-acid sequence MRSPFKPRRWILIVTGVVMLAVSGCAWIPEGEKPARFIEAPSTEHISSHVHFDKAKAPAKQWPKPEWWREFGSEELNSLMAKALQGNPDLKAAAARLRQAQALIRVEGARLLPFLDADAEFANERISEHGVFAALNREEAAGANIVFGKMNPLSLRYEFDFWGKYRAALEAAIGEAASEDAEMAETRLLLTTAIARSYIRGLALRRQLDLSRKIVELRKEMLHLAEMRLKLGLDSEDPVEQAGIELEAANKREAGLRDQLDIQKNLLVRLTGGGPIPLDKLFAAGIHDSKALQLPAKLPLELLAHRPDLAAALRRAEAASERIKMAKASFLPTIDLTAFAGFNALTMTKGASSLANLLFSGASFSYGVAPGVRLPLFEGGRLRGELSAQLAEYDGAVELYNDTLLHAVQEVGDSLSSWEETHSILKAQVRLLSSSRKNQTLAEERFSIGLDDRQTALSREYTALDQEHALQAVEAEHWIARVDLIEALGGGYSNDLKIVQQKIAHSQDHPEGFSLLRWLITMPAMFDKK is encoded by the coding sequence ATGAGGAGTCCATTCAAACCGCGCCGATGGATACTGATCGTAACGGGCGTGGTAATGCTTGCCGTCTCGGGCTGCGCCTGGATACCCGAAGGCGAAAAGCCTGCGCGGTTTATCGAGGCGCCGTCCACGGAACACATCTCATCGCATGTCCATTTCGATAAGGCGAAGGCTCCGGCGAAACAATGGCCGAAGCCGGAGTGGTGGCGCGAATTCGGCAGCGAAGAACTCAATAGCCTGATGGCAAAGGCTTTGCAGGGCAATCCCGACCTGAAGGCAGCGGCCGCCAGACTGCGTCAGGCGCAAGCCTTGATTCGCGTGGAAGGCGCCCGCCTGCTGCCGTTTCTGGACGCGGATGCGGAGTTTGCGAATGAACGGATCTCGGAGCATGGCGTTTTTGCGGCGCTCAATCGCGAAGAGGCGGCCGGCGCCAATATTGTCTTCGGAAAAATGAATCCCTTGAGTTTGCGCTATGAGTTCGATTTTTGGGGAAAATACCGCGCGGCGCTTGAAGCGGCGATCGGCGAAGCGGCTTCCGAAGACGCGGAGATGGCCGAAACCCGGCTGCTGTTGACGACCGCGATCGCGCGTTCCTATATCCGCGGACTGGCGTTGCGCAGGCAACTCGATCTATCGCGAAAAATCGTCGAGTTGCGGAAGGAAATGCTGCATCTAGCCGAGATGCGGCTCAAACTGGGACTCGATTCCGAAGACCCGGTGGAACAGGCCGGCATCGAATTGGAGGCGGCCAACAAGCGCGAAGCCGGTCTTCGCGACCAATTGGATATTCAGAAAAATCTGCTGGTGCGGTTGACAGGGGGCGGACCGATTCCGCTGGATAAGCTGTTCGCCGCCGGGATTCATGATTCAAAAGCCCTGCAATTGCCTGCGAAGCTGCCCCTGGAACTGCTGGCCCATCGTCCCGATCTGGCGGCGGCATTGCGCCGTGCCGAGGCCGCTTCGGAGCGCATAAAAATGGCCAAAGCCAGCTTTCTGCCTACCATCGATCTCACCGCATTCGCCGGCTTCAACGCGTTGACGATGACCAAAGGCGCCAGCAGTTTAGCCAACCTGTTATTTTCAGGCGCCAGTTTCTCTTATGGCGTGGCGCCCGGCGTTCGCCTTCCCTTGTTCGAGGGCGGACGGCTGCGGGGAGAATTATCGGCTCAACTCGCCGAGTACGACGGCGCGGTGGAGCTTTATAACGATACCTTGCTGCACGCCGTGCAGGAAGTCGGGGATAGTCTCAGCAGTTGGGAGGAAACCCATTCCATATTGAAAGCTCAAGTTCGCTTGCTGTCTTCGTCACGCAAGAACCAGACGCTCGCGGAAGAGCGTTTCAGTATTGGCCTGGACGATCGCCAAACCGCGCTGAGCCGTGAATACACCGCGCTCGACCAGGAACATGCCTTGCAGGCGGTGGAAGCCGAGCATTGGATCGCCAGGGTGGATTTAATCGAAGCGCTAGGAGGCGGATACTCCAATGATCTTAAGATCGTGCAACAGAAAATCGCGCATTCTCAGGACCATCCCGAAGGTTTCAGCTTGCTCCGATGGTTGATTACCATGCCGGCAATGTTCGATAAAAAGTGA